One Chlorobaculum limnaeum genomic window carries:
- a CDS encoding helix-turn-helix domain-containing protein: MTRFRPNCSEPSLLDLVAAGEGLCIEFKRLIHSASKIARSITAFANTSGGVILIGVDDDRRIVGIHSEKETLEIIDEAMRFHIEPKPRIEVRFEEFRRRMVLLVDIPESPERPHFHIERPVRRDSGKRCLERRVFIRDGSHNKAASDDRIELMLSSKEPVRVSFTDRERRLLDWLSDHGRITAEQFADSACIPMKEARRILVSLVRSGALRLDSMNGIGSYALALR; encoded by the coding sequence ATGACCCGTTTCAGGCCGAACTGTTCCGAGCCAAGCCTGCTCGACCTGGTCGCGGCGGGAGAGGGATTGTGCATAGAGTTCAAGCGGCTCATCCACTCCGCGTCCAAAATCGCCCGTTCGATCACGGCATTCGCGAATACTTCCGGCGGCGTAATCCTGATCGGGGTTGACGATGACCGGCGGATCGTGGGCATCCACAGCGAAAAGGAGACGCTCGAAATCATCGATGAGGCGATGCGCTTCCACATCGAACCGAAGCCGCGCATCGAGGTGCGTTTCGAGGAGTTCAGGCGGCGCATGGTGCTGCTCGTCGATATTCCCGAAAGCCCGGAACGCCCTCACTTTCATATCGAACGGCCCGTCCGGCGCGACAGCGGCAAGCGTTGCCTCGAGCGGCGAGTATTCATCCGCGACGGCAGCCACAACAAGGCCGCTTCGGATGACCGCATCGAACTCATGCTTTCGTCGAAGGAGCCGGTCAGGGTTTCGTTTACTGACCGCGAGCGCCGCCTGCTTGACTGGCTGAGTGACCACGGGCGCATCACGGCGGAGCAGTTCGCCGACAGCGCCTGCATTCCGATGAAGGAGGCGCGGCGCATTCTGGTGTCGCTGGTCAGATCCGGCGCGTTGCGGCTCGACTCCATGAATGGCATCGGCAGCTACGCTTTGGCGCTCCGCTGA
- a CDS encoding circularly permuted type 2 ATP-grasp protein, protein MTRLFDHYLPQSDRFFDEVIAREGAPRSHYDIMMQRFNQFSAADIRARRELVNIFFRNQGITFTVYGVDEGIERIFPFDLIPRIIPGSEWEGIERGLVQRITALNLFLSDIYLNQKILRDKVIPAELVLGSKHFRREFVGVRPPLGIYIHVTGSDLIRDAAGRYLVLEDNLRTPSGVSYMLQNRIAMKRAFPVLFDRYTVRPVENYPQQLLRTLQEISPTPKLDPKVVVLTPGIYNSAYFEHSFLARQMGVQLTEGRDLVVNNNKVYTRTTRGLKIVDVIYRRVDDEFIDPLVFRPDSVLGVAGLINAYRKGNVTLANAIGTGVADDKVIYSFVPQIIKYYLGEDPILDNVETWLAGNPKHLKYILENLDKLVVKAANESGGYGMLVGPESTPEQRERFAEKIVENPRNYIAQPTISLSRHPSFFNETELAPCHIDLRPYVLYGKSVSIVPGGLTRVALKRGSLVVNSSQGGGSKDTWVIDN, encoded by the coding sequence ATGACCCGTCTGTTCGATCATTACCTTCCGCAATCCGATCGCTTTTTCGACGAGGTAATCGCCCGTGAAGGCGCGCCTCGCTCTCATTACGATATCATGATGCAGCGGTTCAACCAGTTTTCGGCGGCGGATATCCGGGCGAGGCGGGAGCTGGTGAACATCTTTTTCCGCAACCAGGGCATCACTTTCACCGTCTATGGCGTTGACGAAGGGATCGAGCGCATCTTTCCGTTTGACCTGATTCCGCGAATCATTCCCGGTTCCGAATGGGAGGGGATCGAGCGCGGACTCGTCCAGCGCATTACCGCTTTAAATCTTTTTCTTTCCGATATTTATCTGAATCAGAAAATCCTGCGCGACAAGGTGATTCCCGCCGAACTGGTGCTTGGCAGCAAGCACTTCCGGCGCGAGTTCGTCGGCGTGCGGCCGCCGCTCGGCATCTATATCCACGTCACGGGCAGCGACCTCATCCGCGACGCGGCCGGCCGTTACCTCGTGCTCGAAGACAACCTGCGCACGCCGAGCGGCGTCTCCTACATGTTGCAGAACCGCATCGCCATGAAGCGCGCCTTTCCGGTGCTTTTCGACCGCTATACCGTGCGCCCGGTCGAAAACTACCCGCAGCAACTGCTCCGGACGCTTCAGGAGATCAGCCCGACGCCGAAGCTCGACCCGAAGGTGGTGGTGCTCACGCCTGGCATCTACAACTCCGCCTACTTCGAGCACAGCTTTCTGGCCCGGCAGATGGGCGTGCAACTCACCGAGGGGCGCGACCTTGTGGTCAACAACAACAAGGTCTACACCCGCACGACCCGGGGCTTGAAAATCGTGGACGTGATCTACCGCCGCGTGGATGACGAATTCATCGATCCGCTCGTCTTCCGGCCCGACTCGGTGCTCGGCGTGGCGGGCCTCATCAACGCCTACCGCAAGGGCAACGTGACGCTCGCCAACGCCATCGGCACCGGCGTGGCGGACGACAAGGTGATCTACAGCTTCGTGCCGCAGATCATCAAATATTACCTTGGCGAAGATCCGATTCTCGACAACGTCGAGACCTGGCTGGCGGGCAATCCGAAGCACCTGAAGTATATCCTCGAAAATCTCGACAAGCTGGTGGTCAAGGCGGCCAACGAGTCCGGCGGCTATGGAATGCTGGTCGGGCCGGAATCGACACCGGAACAGCGCGAGCGGTTCGCCGAGAAGATCGTGGAGAATCCCCGGAACTACATCGCCCAGCCGACCATTTCGCTGTCGCGCCACCCGAGCTTCTTCAACGAAACCGAACTCGCGCCGTGCCACATCGACCTGCGTCCGTATGTGCTCTACGGCAAGTCGGTCTCCATCGTGCCTGGCGGCCTGACGCGGGTGGCGCTCAAGCGCGGCTCGCTGGTGGTCAACTCCTCGCAGGGAGGTGGAAGCAAGGATACCTGGGTCATCGATAACTGA
- a CDS encoding alpha-E domain-containing protein has translation MLSRVAESLFWMSRYFERAENTARFLDVNFNLLLDLDSITPVDHPNYWKPLIMVMSDPEHFNSLYQEYDAHSVTDYLVFNRKNSNSILSSISMARENARSIIESISSEMWEQLNNLYHFLQSVSPQQVHSDPYSFYKEIKNASHLFQGITDNTFSHNEGWAFVQIGKYLERADNAARLIDVKYHMLTTSPARHSDLVSGSVDIIQWMAVLKSCSALEAFRKVYLSKIDPENILSFLILDRSFPRSIAFSICAAQEALWRISGSSPHRYANNVDRLIGKMEAEMSYATVEEILQQGVRPFLEEIEQGLARIGEQLHLLYFAYHTPKIEPADISEALPFTGLDGRRANWSQSQQQQ, from the coding sequence ATGCTGAGTCGTGTCGCCGAATCGCTGTTCTGGATGAGCCGCTACTTTGAACGCGCCGAAAACACCGCGCGCTTTCTCGACGTCAACTTCAACCTGCTGCTCGATCTGGACAGCATTACGCCGGTCGATCATCCGAACTACTGGAAGCCGCTCATCATGGTGATGTCCGATCCGGAGCACTTCAACAGCCTCTACCAGGAGTACGACGCGCACTCGGTGACCGACTATCTGGTGTTCAACCGCAAGAACAGCAACTCGATCCTCTCGTCGATCAGCATGGCGCGCGAGAACGCCCGGAGCATCATCGAGAGCATTTCGAGCGAGATGTGGGAGCAGCTCAACAACCTCTACCACTTCCTGCAAAGCGTTTCGCCGCAGCAGGTGCACAGCGATCCCTACAGCTTTTACAAGGAGATCAAGAACGCCTCGCACCTCTTTCAGGGCATCACCGACAACACCTTCTCGCACAACGAGGGGTGGGCCTTCGTGCAGATCGGCAAGTACCTGGAGCGGGCCGACAACGCCGCCCGCCTCATCGACGTGAAGTATCACATGCTCACCACCAGCCCGGCAAGGCACTCCGACCTGGTCAGCGGCTCGGTGGACATCATCCAGTGGATGGCCGTGCTGAAAAGTTGCAGCGCACTCGAAGCGTTCCGGAAGGTCTATCTCTCGAAGATCGATCCCGAAAACATCCTCAGCTTCCTGATTCTCGACCGGAGCTTTCCGCGTAGCATCGCTTTTTCGATCTGCGCCGCGCAGGAGGCGTTGTGGAGAATCTCCGGCAGCTCGCCTCACCGCTACGCCAACAACGTCGACCGGCTGATTGGCAAGATGGAGGCGGAGATGAGCTACGCGACCGTCGAAGAGATTCTTCAGCAGGGAGTGCGTCCGTTTCTCGAAGAGATCGAGCAGGGACTGGCCAGGATCGGCGAGCAGCTCCACCTGCTCTATTTCGCCTATCACACGCCGAAAATCGAGCCTGCCGACATTTCCGAAGCGCTTCCCTTCACCGGCCTTGACGGAAGACGGGCGAACTGGAGCCAGTCTCAACAGCAGCAATAA
- a CDS encoding transglutaminase family protein: MILKVEHSTLFEYEEPIYETATEVRLHPASGTGSQQCASFNLQVTPPAAIFDYADFYGNRVHHFNILQSHKRVHIVATSVVETAAQPESGSFTEDEILLLDLLAESRYVHFDPAIQELVTRFREIGEPWRQATEICRHINDSFRYEPGVTDVHSTSAVVMALGRGVCQDFAHIMLAACRHLGLPARYVSGYLYGGGSTPEGRDEASHAWCEVWCGAERGWTGFDPTHKTLFVDERYIKIGTGRDYGDVPPVRGTYKGASTEKLGVSVRVSSLEHDGEALEPRQRPRV; encoded by the coding sequence ATGATCCTCAAAGTCGAACATTCGACGCTTTTCGAATACGAAGAGCCGATCTACGAAACCGCCACCGAAGTTCGCCTGCATCCGGCAAGCGGCACCGGCTCGCAGCAGTGCGCCAGCTTCAACCTTCAGGTCACGCCACCGGCGGCGATCTTCGATTACGCCGATTTTTACGGCAATCGCGTGCATCACTTCAACATCCTGCAAAGCCACAAACGGGTGCATATCGTCGCGACCTCGGTGGTCGAGACCGCCGCGCAGCCGGAGTCCGGCTCGTTCACGGAAGATGAAATTCTTCTGCTCGACCTGCTTGCCGAAAGCCGCTACGTCCATTTCGACCCCGCGATTCAGGAGCTTGTCACCCGATTCCGGGAGATCGGCGAGCCCTGGCGGCAAGCCACCGAAATTTGCCGGCACATCAACGACTCGTTCCGCTACGAGCCGGGCGTGACCGACGTGCACAGCACCAGCGCCGTCGTCATGGCTCTCGGGCGCGGCGTCTGCCAGGATTTCGCTCACATCATGCTCGCCGCCTGCCGCCATCTCGGCCTGCCGGCACGGTATGTCAGCGGCTATCTCTATGGCGGCGGAAGCACGCCAGAGGGGCGTGACGAGGCGAGCCACGCCTGGTGCGAGGTATGGTGCGGGGCGGAGAGGGGGTGGACGGGTTTCGATCCGACGCACAAAACGCTGTTTGTGGACGAGCGGTACATCAAGATCGGAACAGGGCGGGATTACGGCGACGTGCCGCCGGTGCGCGGCACGTACAAAGGCGCGTCAACCGAAAAACTCGGTGTCTCGGTCAGAGTCAGCTCGCTGGAACACGACGGCGAAGCGCTCGAACCCCGGCAACGCCCCCGCGTCTGA
- a CDS encoding PAS domain S-box protein has protein sequence MSGFPDSEISAFPGCTHIAEVLPQSMYLVDDAGRMVRWSPWFRDRIVGLSDTEMASIDFLELIHPEDRGLVRQRMRKILDLGVQDSLEVRIYLKGGPAFRWFLLMANRYEHDGSSFITGTGIDITRLKKAGMAMMLGEQRYRSMFEQADAPVFITDTEGAIVYVSPAFEKMTGYSFAECEARPFDQFCDETAPGGMTLSMFSEVISSASTIRASEITIRKKDGSSCYVELKLQRYHDNRTDGAIGVLYDLTERKRLESLTEFRLGLLQQAETASIEEILQKALDEAETLTDSQFGFICFLSEDAVSNSGCIWSSRVRDKMRAMSDHGVHHPFDVKPFLKKTLDSGRAAIVNEYPDMGHADFPSRHPGIFSSLSVPIIEQSKVVAVLLVFNKRSPYNNNDAQWAGTLADLVWDIVVRKRAAQAEMRNQSILLQIQKLELIGQLAGGIAHDFNNMLGVILGNAELALSSDDLDASVKENLQEIYQAAERSAEMTSQLLAFARKQTTMPRVIDVDETIRESLPILQRVAGEKIVIDWKPGCEECKLHIDPSQLDQILMNLCLNARDAMHGAGKIVLETKRHKIGASQNGGANFMPPGNYLQLSVTDTGQGIADTHKPHIFEPFFTTKVLGKGTGLGLSSVYGIVKQNRGFVDFESEEGNGSTFRIYLPLRKKRDAFGSGNETMNDEEGQTTILVVEDEPEILNLCRMMLEKSGFTVYAAACPSEAIVLAKENSGKIDLLLTDVVMPEMNGTDLSSKLLAISPGFRVLFMSGYSADVVAGHGVENPLVNVIRKPFTFKALAEKVRETLEVE, from the coding sequence ATGTCAGGATTTCCGGATTCAGAGATATCCGCCTTTCCCGGCTGCACTCATATTGCCGAGGTGCTGCCTCAATCCATGTATCTGGTGGATGACGCTGGACGCATGGTGCGGTGGAGTCCCTGGTTTCGCGACCGGATCGTCGGACTCTCCGATACCGAAATGGCGTCGATCGATTTTCTTGAACTGATCCACCCAGAAGACCGGGGGCTGGTTCGGCAACGGATGCGCAAGATTCTCGACCTTGGCGTTCAGGACAGTCTCGAGGTCAGAATATATCTGAAGGGCGGCCCTGCCTTTCGCTGGTTTCTTCTCATGGCGAACCGTTACGAACATGACGGAAGCTCTTTCATAACCGGCACAGGCATCGACATTACCCGCCTGAAAAAGGCCGGCATGGCCATGATGCTCGGCGAGCAACGCTACCGCTCCATGTTCGAGCAGGCCGATGCGCCGGTGTTCATTACCGATACCGAAGGCGCAATCGTCTACGTTTCGCCAGCATTTGAAAAGATGACGGGCTACTCATTCGCTGAATGCGAGGCCCGACCGTTCGATCAGTTCTGCGATGAAACCGCGCCGGGCGGCATGACCCTGTCCATGTTCAGTGAAGTGATTTCAAGCGCTTCGACCATCAGGGCCAGCGAGATCACGATTCGCAAAAAGGATGGTTCATCCTGTTACGTCGAATTGAAACTTCAGCGTTATCATGACAACCGTACCGATGGAGCGATCGGCGTGCTCTACGATCTCACCGAGCGCAAAAGGCTCGAATCGCTGACCGAATTCCGCCTCGGCCTTTTGCAGCAGGCCGAAACGGCGTCAATAGAGGAGATTCTGCAAAAGGCGCTCGATGAGGCCGAAACGCTCACCGACAGCCAGTTCGGCTTCATCTGTTTCCTTTCCGAAGATGCTGTGAGCAATTCCGGTTGCATCTGGTCAAGCCGGGTTCGCGACAAGATGCGAGCGATGAGCGACCATGGCGTGCATCACCCGTTCGATGTAAAACCTTTCCTGAAAAAAACTCTTGATTCCGGACGCGCCGCCATCGTCAACGAATACCCTGATATGGGTCACGCTGACTTCCCGTCCCGTCATCCAGGAATTTTCAGCAGCCTTTCCGTACCGATCATCGAGCAAAGCAAGGTGGTCGCCGTATTGCTGGTCTTCAACAAGCGCTCCCCGTACAACAACAATGATGCTCAATGGGCAGGCACTCTTGCCGATCTTGTCTGGGACATTGTCGTCAGGAAACGGGCGGCGCAGGCCGAGATGCGCAATCAGTCGATTCTGCTGCAAATCCAGAAACTCGAGCTGATCGGCCAGCTCGCCGGCGGCATCGCTCATGACTTCAACAACATGCTCGGGGTCATCCTCGGTAACGCAGAACTGGCGCTGTCGAGCGATGATCTGGATGCATCGGTGAAGGAGAATCTGCAAGAGATTTATCAGGCCGCCGAGCGTTCGGCTGAAATGACCAGCCAGTTGCTCGCCTTCGCCCGAAAGCAGACGACGATGCCAAGAGTGATCGATGTTGACGAAACCATCCGCGAATCGTTACCGATTCTGCAACGAGTGGCCGGGGAGAAGATCGTGATCGACTGGAAGCCGGGGTGCGAAGAGTGCAAGCTTCACATCGACCCATCGCAGCTTGACCAGATTCTGATGAATCTCTGCCTCAACGCGAGGGACGCCATGCATGGCGCGGGAAAAATCGTCCTCGAAACGAAGCGCCACAAAATCGGCGCATCGCAGAACGGTGGCGCAAACTTCATGCCTCCGGGCAATTACCTACAGCTCTCCGTGACCGATACCGGCCAGGGAATAGCCGACACTCACAAACCGCACATTTTCGAGCCGTTTTTCACCACCAAGGTGCTGGGCAAGGGTACTGGTCTCGGGCTGTCGTCTGTCTATGGCATCGTCAAACAGAACAGGGGATTTGTCGATTTCGAAAGCGAAGAGGGCAACGGCAGCACCTTCCGGATCTATCTGCCGCTCCGAAAAAAGCGTGACGCTTTCGGGTCTGGGAACGAAACCATGAACGATGAGGAGGGGCAGACGACGATTCTTGTTGTCGAGGATGAGCCCGAAATCCTCAATCTTTGCCGGATGATGCTTGAAAAGTCGGGCTTCACGGTGTATGCCGCAGCCTGCCCCTCCGAAGCGATCGTGCTTGCCAAAGAGAACAGCGGCAAGATAGACCTGCTCCTGACCGACGTGGTCATGCCGGAGATGAACGGCACCGATCTCTCCTCGAAACTTTTGGCGATCAGCCCCGGTTTCCGGGTGCTCTTCATGTCGGGATACTCTGCGGACGTGGTCGCCGGCCACGGCGTGGAGAACCCGCTGGTGAACGTGATCCGCAAACCCTTTACCTTCAAGGCACTTGCAGAAAAGGTGCGCGAAACCCTCGAAGTAGAGTGA
- the tgt gene encoding tRNA guanosine(34) transglycosylase Tgt: MNFSVTAKDSRSAARCGVLSTAHGDIPTPIFMPVGTRASVKSVEPDELKALEAKIILANTYHLYLKPGNDILFKAGGIHRFMNWDGPLLTDSGGYQVYSLTDLRKISEEGVMFKSHLDGSKLHFTPENVVDTQRIIGSDIMMPLDECPPWPAEREYVRKSGELTLRWAERARKHFLSTRPHYGYEQFQFGITQGGTFEDLRAHSSRELVDMDFDGYAVGGMAVGEPAEEMYRMLDLSHTILPESKPRYLMGVGTPSNILNAIERGIDMFDCVIPTREGRNGRVYTRKGTINLRAGKYADDFRPIDEGFDNHVCRNYSRAYIRHLLNVGEILGLKLCTMHNLSFYLWLTSTARQHIQAGTFKDWKEAFLMEFNGNDKN, translated from the coding sequence ATGAATTTTTCCGTCACAGCAAAAGACAGCCGTTCGGCCGCGCGTTGCGGGGTGCTCTCGACCGCGCATGGTGACATTCCAACGCCGATCTTCATGCCGGTCGGCACCAGAGCCAGTGTCAAGTCGGTGGAGCCTGACGAACTCAAAGCGCTCGAAGCAAAGATCATCCTCGCTAACACCTACCACCTCTACCTCAAGCCGGGCAACGACATCCTGTTCAAGGCGGGCGGCATTCACCGCTTCATGAACTGGGACGGCCCGCTGTTGACGGATAGTGGCGGCTACCAGGTCTATTCGCTCACCGACCTCAGGAAGATCAGCGAGGAAGGAGTGATGTTCAAATCGCATCTCGACGGTTCAAAGTTGCACTTCACGCCGGAAAATGTGGTCGATACGCAGCGCATCATCGGCAGCGACATCATGATGCCGCTCGACGAGTGCCCGCCGTGGCCCGCCGAGCGCGAATACGTGCGGAAGTCGGGCGAGCTGACGCTACGCTGGGCCGAGCGGGCGCGCAAACATTTCCTTTCGACCCGCCCGCACTACGGCTACGAGCAGTTCCAGTTCGGCATCACGCAGGGCGGCACCTTCGAAGATTTGCGGGCGCATTCGAGCCGGGAGCTGGTCGATATGGATTTCGACGGCTACGCGGTCGGCGGCATGGCGGTCGGTGAACCGGCGGAGGAGATGTACCGGATGCTCGACCTGTCGCACACGATTCTGCCCGAATCGAAGCCGCGCTACCTGATGGGGGTCGGGACGCCCTCGAACATCCTCAACGCCATCGAGCGGGGCATCGACATGTTCGACTGCGTCATCCCGACGCGCGAAGGGCGCAACGGGCGCGTCTATACCCGCAAGGGGACGATCAACCTGCGGGCGGGCAAGTATGCCGACGACTTCCGCCCCATCGACGAAGGGTTCGACAACCACGTCTGCCGCAACTACAGCCGGGCCTACATCCGCCACCTGCTCAACGTCGGCGAAATCCTGGGCCTCAAGCTCTGCACAATGCACAACCTCTCGTTCTACCTCTGGCTCACCTCCACGGCGCGCCAGCACATACAGGCAGGCACATTCAAGGACTGGAAAGAGGCTTTCCTCATGGAGTTCAACGGCAATGACAAGAACTGA
- the rimO gene encoding 30S ribosomal protein S12 methylthiotransferase RimO: protein MTRTDERKPSIFLLSLGCSKNTVDSERLMAQAVASGLTFNDEVDEADIILINTCGFIEDAKKESIDETLAAIGKKEDGSVREVYVMGCLVELYRRELAEEMPEIDGFFGTRQLPEVLAAIGAKYREELFDRRELLTPPHYAFLKISEGCNRRCSFCSIPKIRGTYVSQPTEQLLREAALLQQQGVKELNLIAQDISVYGYDLYGKSTLNDLTLRLSDMGFDWIRLLYAYPLNFPLEVIDTMRERGNVCNYLDMPLQHIDDRILRSMQRGIGRSETIRLIDEIRQRNPEIRLRTTMIAGYPGETREEFEELLDFARQTRFDRLGCFPYRHEEHAPAFILDDTVSDEEKEERVGELMELQEGISASLNRKLEGQTLKVLIDRIEENVAYGRTEYDAPEVDNDVIIELGDTVAKEGEFRQVIIEDSTAYELFGRLCDE, encoded by the coding sequence ATGACAAGAACTGACGAACGGAAACCGTCCATCTTCCTGCTCAGCCTCGGCTGCTCGAAGAACACCGTTGACAGCGAGCGGCTCATGGCGCAAGCGGTCGCCTCCGGGCTGACCTTCAACGACGAGGTGGACGAAGCGGACATCATCCTCATCAACACCTGCGGCTTCATCGAGGACGCCAAAAAGGAGTCGATCGACGAAACTCTCGCCGCCATCGGCAAAAAAGAGGATGGCAGCGTCCGGGAGGTGTACGTGATGGGGTGCCTCGTCGAACTCTACCGCAGGGAGCTGGCCGAGGAGATGCCGGAGATCGACGGCTTTTTCGGCACGCGCCAGCTCCCCGAAGTGCTCGCGGCCATCGGCGCGAAGTACCGGGAGGAGCTGTTCGACCGGCGCGAGCTGCTCACGCCGCCGCACTACGCTTTCCTGAAAATTTCCGAAGGGTGCAACCGCCGCTGCTCGTTCTGCTCGATCCCGAAAATCCGCGGTACCTACGTCAGCCAACCGACCGAGCAGCTCCTGCGCGAAGCCGCGCTGCTCCAGCAGCAGGGCGTCAAGGAGCTGAACCTTATCGCGCAGGACATCAGCGTTTACGGCTACGACCTCTACGGCAAATCCACGCTCAACGACCTCACGCTCCGCCTCTCGGACATGGGCTTCGACTGGATTCGCCTGCTCTACGCCTACCCGCTCAACTTTCCGCTGGAGGTGATCGATACCATGCGCGAGCGTGGTAACGTCTGCAATTATCTTGACATGCCGTTGCAGCACATCGATGACCGCATCCTCCGCTCGATGCAGCGCGGCATCGGACGCAGCGAAACCATCCGCCTCATCGACGAGATTCGCCAGCGCAACCCGGAAATCCGCCTCCGCACCACCATGATCGCGGGCTACCCCGGCGAAACCCGCGAGGAGTTTGAGGAGCTGCTCGACTTCGCGCGCCAGACCCGCTTCGACCGCCTTGGTTGCTTCCCCTACCGCCACGAAGAGCACGCGCCGGCGTTCATCCTCGACGACACCGTCAGCGACGAAGAGAAGGAAGAGCGAGTCGGCGAACTGATGGAGTTGCAGGAGGGCATCTCGGCCAGCCTCAACCGCAAACTCGAAGGCCAGACGCTGAAAGTGCTCATCGACCGCATCGAGGAGAACGTCGCTTACGGACGAACCGAATACGACGCGCCGGAAGTTGACAACGACGTGATCATCGAACTCGGCGATACGGTTGCGAAGGAAGGCGAGTTCCGACAGGTAATTATCGAAGATTCGACGGCTTACGAGTTGTTTGGAAGGCTTTGCGACGAGTGA
- a CDS encoding addiction module protein, which translates to MITKELKAQVLSLNPIDKIGLVEMLLESLDKTDPEIEAAWVAESERRYAAYKRGEIQGSTLDEVKKRIRLCS; encoded by the coding sequence ATGATTACTAAAGAGTTGAAGGCGCAGGTATTGAGCCTTAATCCCATCGATAAAATCGGTCTGGTGGAGATGCTTCTCGAAAGCCTCGATAAGACCGATCCGGAAATCGAGGCGGCTTGGGTTGCGGAATCTGAACGCAGATATGCTGCTTACAAAAGAGGGGAAATTCAGGGATCGACGTTGGATGAGGTGAAAAAACGCATTCGCTTATGCAGTTGA
- a CDS encoding ISL3 family transposase — translation MPSLITHYQQLLGLPETWKVSDVRLSTSGPRIEIHLEYIGPKVECPECGKAGRIYDLAPEQRWRHLDTMEYETHLIARVPRCECKEHRIKTIQVPWATRYSRYTLKFEALAVELLQECSSIQSASRLLRLNWHATNEIMNRAVKRGLSRRNKEAIAHLGLDEKSFRAGHQYVTILNDLKGGRVLEVVQSRTTDGAEALLLSFEASQRQGVKSISMDMWKPFAIAAKKHLPQADIVHDRFHISKYLNEAVDTVRRQESRQLHHAGDRTLIGSKFTWLRNPENMTESQRTSFDQLMACELKTGKAWSMKNMFREFWRLGCRESASFFFDYWSERVDQLALKPMIKVKELLKRHLDNILNYFEHEMTNAVSEGLNSKIQLYKASARGFHSFHSYRIRILFYCGKLNMAITG, via the coding sequence ATGCCGAGCCTCATTACCCATTACCAGCAGTTATTAGGATTACCAGAAACATGGAAGGTGTCTGATGTCCGGCTGTCGACGTCCGGCCCCCGGATAGAAATCCATCTGGAGTATATCGGACCCAAAGTCGAATGCCCTGAATGCGGCAAGGCCGGACGAATTTATGACCTGGCGCCAGAACAACGGTGGCGGCATCTGGATACCATGGAGTACGAGACGCATCTGATAGCCAGGGTGCCTCGGTGTGAGTGCAAAGAGCACAGGATCAAGACAATTCAAGTTCCGTGGGCAACGCGCTATTCGCGCTACACCCTGAAGTTTGAAGCGCTTGCTGTCGAGTTGCTTCAGGAGTGTTCAAGCATTCAGTCGGCATCGAGGCTCTTGCGATTGAACTGGCATGCAACCAACGAGATCATGAACCGTGCAGTTAAGCGAGGCCTGAGCCGCCGGAATAAGGAGGCGATTGCTCATCTTGGTCTTGATGAAAAGAGCTTCCGGGCAGGCCATCAGTATGTGACGATCCTGAACGACCTGAAAGGTGGCCGGGTACTTGAGGTGGTCCAGAGCCGAACGACCGATGGAGCAGAAGCGCTACTCCTCAGCTTTGAAGCATCGCAACGCCAGGGTGTGAAATCGATCTCGATGGATATGTGGAAACCCTTCGCGATTGCTGCCAAAAAGCATCTGCCGCAGGCCGATATTGTGCATGACCGTTTCCATATCAGCAAATATCTGAACGAGGCGGTCGACACGGTTCGTCGCCAAGAGTCCCGTCAACTTCATCATGCAGGGGACAGGACTCTGATTGGCTCGAAATTCACCTGGCTGCGCAATCCGGAGAACATGACGGAAAGCCAGCGGACAAGCTTTGATCAATTGATGGCCTGTGAGCTGAAAACCGGAAAAGCCTGGTCGATGAAGAACATGTTTCGGGAGTTCTGGCGGCTGGGTTGTCGAGAGAGTGCAAGCTTCTTTTTCGATTACTGGTCTGAACGCGTTGACCAGTTAGCGTTGAAACCCATGATCAAGGTCAAAGAGCTGCTGAAGCGGCATCTCGACAACATCCTGAACTATTTCGAGCACGAAATGACCAACGCAGTTTCCGAAGGTCTGAACAGCAAGATCCAGTTGTACAAAGCATCGGCCCGTGGGTTCCACAGCTTTCACAGCTACCGCATAAGGATTTTGTTTTACTGTGGAAAGCTCAACATGGCTATTACCGGTTGA